The Pectobacterium parmentieri genome segment TACAGCGTGGAGCTGGACGTTACCGTCAACGTGACCGCCATCAATCTCGATAAAGTGGATTTTGTCACGGCATAACTCAACGCATATCCAGTTTTTCGCCCCGCAGGGCGGCGGATTGGCAAGATAGAAGAGGGCTGACTGATGTTCTTAATCATACTAATAAAATCGCTCATCATTGGCGGCCTAGTTGGCGTCGGCGTTGGCGCAGGGGCTGCACGCATGTTTCATGCGCCTACCACTCAGGGGATGGGCGCATTTCGTACACTGGGCGAACTAAACTCTTGTGAAGGGGATCCGGCGTCACATTTCTCCTTTGGGCTGGGCTTCTTTTTTAACGCCTGGGCATCCTCCGTTGCGGCAGGGTCTTTCACTCAGGATGTTGACCACCGCATTATCCCAAACTGGGGCGCGGCGGCATTGATGGTGAGAAACCGTAATGTTGGCGAAACCCTACACGATCCCAAAAAGATGGCCATTGCTTGCGGTCTGATTGGCATGATCGTGGTGACTTTCCTTAATTTGACTGCCTCTTCCGTACCCGCAGCACTACAGGTGACCGCCGTTAAAGTGCTGGTTCCCGCAGCCAATCTACTAGTGAACATCGTGATGCCGGTGATCTTCTGGCTAGCTGCAATTGACGCAGGCAAAAAGTCCGGCTTCTGGGCCACCGTTTTCGGCGGCTCAGCACAACTGATTATGGGTAACGCCGTACCGGGATTGGTTCTGGGTATTTTGATTGGTAAAGGTGTGGAAGAGAGCGGCTGGAACCGCGTTACCAAAGTGATGATGACAGCAATTGTTGCGCTGTTCGTGCTGAGCGCCTTCTTCCGCGGTTTCGATCTGAAAGTGATCGCATCCTTCAACCTGAGCGCGCCAAACTGGCTGGAGCTCATCCACAATTCGCTCAGCGGTAAATAAGGAAAGACGATGGAACAGAATAAAGGCTTTTGGTACGCCGACTGGTCATTCCCGATTTTCGTCGGCCTGCTCTCTTCCGGCGTTTTCGCCGGGACACATATGTATTACCTGTACGGCATTGGCGCGTTTAATGAAGTCGCGTTCGTATCAATG includes the following:
- a CDS encoding DUF4311 domain-containing protein — its product is MFLIILIKSLIIGGLVGVGVGAGAARMFHAPTTQGMGAFRTLGELNSCEGDPASHFSFGLGFFFNAWASSVAAGSFTQDVDHRIIPNWGAAALMVRNRNVGETLHDPKKMAIACGLIGMIVVTFLNLTASSVPAALQVTAVKVLVPAANLLVNIVMPVIFWLAAIDAGKKSGFWATVFGGSAQLIMGNAVPGLVLGILIGKGVEESGWNRVTKVMMTAIVALFVLSAFFRGFDLKVIASFNLSAPNWLELIHNSLSGK